TAAGATTAGTTGGAAAATCAGTCGGATCAACAACTGGAGGAGAAAATTATGAGTGAAAAAACAAAGATTCCCTACAAAATTTATCTGGATGAAAACGAGCTTCCTACCGCATGGTACAATCTGCGCGCCGACATGAAACATAAACCTGCACCGCTCTTAAATCCGGGCACCTTACAGCCGATGACGGCTGACGAGCTCAGGGGCGTGTTCTGCGACGAACTGATTGCCCAGGAGCTGGACAACACGAATGCTTATATCCCGATTCCGGAAGAAATTCAGAATTTTTATAAAATGTATCGTCCCTCGCCCCTCGTAAGGGCTTACTGTCTGGAAGAAAAACTACAGACACCGGCCAGGATCTATTATAAATTTGAGGGCAATAACACAAGCGGCAGCCATAAGCTGAACTCTGCCATCGCGCAGGCTTATTATGCAAAAAAGCAGGGGCTCAAGGGCGTCACCACCGAGACCGGAGCCGGTCAGTGGGGCACCGCTCTCTCCATGGCGTGTTCTTATTTCGGGCTCGACTGTCTCGTATACATGGTCAAAGTTTCCTATGAGCAGAAACCGTTCCGCCGCGAAGTCATGCGCACCTATGGCGCCACTGTCACACCGTCCCCGAGCACGACGACGGAGATCGGCAAAAAGATACTGGCCGAGCATCCGGGTACGACCGGGAGTCTCGGCTGCGCTATCTCCGAAGCCGTAGAGGCGGAGACATCCCGTGAAGGCTACCGTTACGTGCTGGGCAGCGTGCTCAATCAGGTATTGCTCCATCAGACCATCATTGGACTGGAGACGAAAGCAGCGCTTGACAAATATGACATCACTCCCGATATTATCATCGGTTGTGCCGGCGGCGGCTCCAATCTGGGCGGCCTGATCTCTCCTTTCGCAGGCGAGATTCTCCGCGGCGAGAAAGATTACCGGATCATTGCCGTGGAACCCGCTTCCTGCCCCAGCTTCACAAGAGGCGTGTTCGCCTATGATTTCTGTGATACCGGAAAGGTGTGTCCGCTTGCAAAGATGTATACGCTCGGCAGCGGCTTTATCCCCTCGGCCAACCATGCAGGCGGCCTGCGCTATCACGGCATGAGTCCGATCCTCTCCCAGCTTTATCATGACGGTATCATGGAAGCTGTCAGTGTGGAACAGACGGCCGTATTCGATGCGGCAACCCAGTTTGCCAGAGTGGAAGGCATTCTGCCCGCACCGGAGAGCAGCCATGCAATCCGCATCGCCATTGATGAAGCGCTCAAATGCAAGGAGACGGGTGAGGAGAAGACAATCGTTTTCGGCCTTACGGGCACCGGCTATTTTGATATGGTGGCTTATGAGAAATATAACAATGGCGAGATGGCCGACTATATTCCGACCGATGATGAATTAAAACCGGGCTTTGACGGTATCCCTAAATTCCCGGGAAATGAATTTTAATTTTCTGACAACTGCTTATACAGAGCCGGAACATAAAAAAGAATCCTGCAAGGCAGGATTCTCCGCCTGCGGCGGGTCGCGACAGCGACATACTCCCCCCCCTCCGCCGCAGTGCGATAATCATTTTTTTACCATATGGGAAATTCGGAGAACTTTCCTATATGGTAAAAAAGAATTGCGTATTACGCGATTCGCCGCGCGCGGGCGGACTGCCTCAGCAGTAGTTTCCGCGCCACAGGCAGTCAATCCTGCGGCGCGGTTTTCTATGTGCATGTCACCGGTTAGCATCTGTCTTTGTCCATGTGCGATCACTGTCCGCCGCCCTGATCCCGCAGACTCCGGAAAAGTTCGTCGACTGCTTTTTCGTATCCGGCATATCTGCCGGCCTTTCTGATCTTTTTCACACAGGCGTTTCCATGGCTCCTCTGTATATTGCCGACCGTCGATGTCGTCTCCTTCTCTCCCGCTTTCCCCGGGACGTTCTCACACTCCTCTGCCTGCTCAAACACGCGTTTCATATAGGTCCACAGTTCCTTCATCCGGCACAGAACATTGTGTTCTCCCATCTGTGTCTCCTGATACCCCCGATAGACCTCATCGTGAAAACTGCGCAGACGTTCCCAGTCGCATGTCTGCCGCCCGCCGCTCCCGGGAAGGATGTCTGCCGCCCCTTCCTGTAGACCGGACATTTGCTCCGACCTTCTGATCCCCTCCGGCAGATAAGGGTCTGACAGCAACCCCCGTCCAAGCATCACCCGCTCCAGAGACGGAAACATCCGCACGATCCTCTCATAGTCTCCCGCCTGGAAAATATCCCCGTTGTAGCAGACCGGCCACGGGCTTTCTGCCAAAGCCCTGGCGAAGGCTTCAAGATCCGGCCTGTTCTCATAAAAATCATCACGCACACGGGCATGGACGATCAGCGCTTTCAACGGATAATTCCGGTAGACGGAAAGCAGCCTGTCCCATTCTGACACGTCTGTCATTCCAAGCCTTGTCTTCACGGAGACAGCAATCGGCGTATTCGCAAATACACCGTCCAAAAAAACGTCCAGCCGCTGCGGATCACTCAGCATACCTGCGCCCTTCCCTTTGGCTGTCACCGTTCCCGATGGACAGCCCAGATTGATATTCACTTCCTCATAGCCAAGCGCCTGCAGTTTACGGACAGCCCGCAGGAAGTCTTCACTGCTGTTTGTCAGCACTTGTGGAACAACGAAAATGCCGGCATTGTGCTCCGGCAGAATCTCATTTTTCTCTTTATGACTGAACTCCTTTTCCCTGTGCAGAGAAATAAAAGGGGTATAATATTTGTCGATCTTCCCAAAATGACGGGCATACGCCTGTCGGTAAACATAGGTGGTAATGCCCTCCATCGGCGCCATTTCCAGCTTCATCTCAAGATCCACTCCTCCTGTAAGCTCCGGACTCTAATATCCAAGATAAGCGAGAAGACCTTCACAGCCTTCCGTGATCTGTGCAAACACAGTGCCAAATTCACCTGTATACCAGGGATCGTCAATATCCCCCGGCTGATCGGTATAGTCCAGCATCAGCGACACCTTTTTCGTCAGTGTTTCCCCAAATTCACGCCGTATATTGCGCAGATTGTATCCTTCCATCGCAATCAGATGATCGAAAGTCTCAAAGTCATCTTTTCGCAGTTTTCTGGCCTGCTTCCCGGCACAGGAAATACCATGGCGCGCCAGCTCCTTCCTCGCTGGCGGATAGACCGGATTGCCGATCTCCTCATAACTCGTGGCCGCCGATTCGATCAGAAAATCATCTGCCAGACCGCGCGCAGCAGTCATGTTCTTTAAAATAAATTCTGCCATCGGGGAACGACAGATGTTGCCGTGGCAGACAAATAATATTTTTATCATGTTGCTAAAACCTCCGTGAATGCTGTATTTTCTGCACCTCTTCGTATTTTTTGTTCCTTTCTAAAAACAATCTTTTCCTCATATCTTATCATAAATTATCATAGTTATGTTAGAATTTGATGTATAAAATGATGTAAATTGGTCATTTGTACATCAACTCATTTTCTGTATTTTAATCATTTCTTCTTGTGCAATTTCTAAGTCTATATGGGTGTATGTATTCAGAGTTATCCCTGTATCACTATGTCCCATGATATATTGCAAAGTCTTTGGGTTCATCCCAGACTTTGTCATATTGGTACAGAATGTATGGCGGAACACATAGGGCGTGATATGGGGCAATGTTTTATCCGGGTGCAGCTTCTTGTATTTCTTCATTGCCCAACGCATTTCATTTTCGATATGCAGCTTCATAATCCATTGTTGTGCGTCTCCCTTATCTGGCGATAACCAAACTCTTCTTTCTTGACTAAATTCAGCACAATATTATAGCCTACTTTGGTGTTATAGCGCACACCTTGTTTCAAACTGATGTATCGTTCTAAAAGGGCAAGCACGGTAATCTTTCCGGCAGCATAGTCGATCCCATCATCAAGCTGCTTTTGGATTGTCTTTTCGCTTCTCGGACATTGTCAAACTCCTTTCCGTGATGGAAAGAGTCTTGATATGGCACGTCCATTGTATCATGTCAAGACTGATTTTTACATCACTAAATTCCAAATCGAATACTCTTGCTCAATAAACTGGTCGAACAGCCGGCGTTTGATTAACCGTTTATTACCTACCCACAAAACAAACTGGCAGTTTCTGTCACTGGTAAAGTCACGCAGCTTGTTGATACCGATTCCAGAATAGGCAGCAGCTTCTTCTAAACTCAAATTACTCTTTTCCCAAATGGGGATTTCTTTCATAGGCTCTCCTTTCTGTTCAGCAGCGATTTAAGCTGTTCCATTTTCTCCTTTGCTCTGGCTTTTCTGAAATTCTCCCCGGTAATGCGGACGGGGGTACACATTTCCGTAAGGCGGTCATATATCCGGGCATGGGCGGTGTCCTTCGGGTTCTGCAATTCCTCCAGTGTTAAATTTGTGGTGACTATCAACGGCTTTCTGCTGCGGTATCGTGATATGGTACCCTCAGAAAACTCGGCGTATTCTTCTTCTGTCAAGCGTGTCTTGATTACCCGTTTTCTCTCTGGCAGGGATAACAGGGCGGCGGCAAGCTCCCCATTCGTGAGGATAACTGTCTGACCGCATATCGTTATAGGGTATTCTTCATAAGGTGCTTCAAAATATTTGTCTGATTTGTCTGTTATGCCTAAAGGGTAAAACTTTTATTTTGTGAGGTATTCAAGGGATATTTCTTTTTGCCGCCGTCTGCTTCTGTTGCGTTATTTACTTTTTTCTTTTGTTAAATTTTTCTTTTGCAAAATCATAAGATTCTTGTATCATCACCTTGAAATCCTCAAAAGTCTTATCAGAGGGATTTAAGACGCATACCCAGCCCATCCATGCGTAAACAGGGTGCGGAATAATGGTATCTAAAGCGGTAAAGTCATAATCCATTTTCACAATTTTTCCGGCAGACGGACGTTCAGGAATATACCCAAATTTTTTAATAAATGTCTGTTTTCTTAAACTAATATTTACACGATATACATTATTACGGTTCAGCATAGAGCCTTTATCATTATCGCCGTCTTTTTCTTTAACAGTTAAAACATATACTCCCCGTTTCAGAACTCCGTCAGGGTTATAAAAAATGCCTCTTTCTCCCCAGCTCTCTACCAGTACAACATCTTTTAAGTTAGAAAGACAGTAGGAAAGAATATCATTGGGTGTCATGCTATTTCCTCCAAATGAAACATCATTGTTCCCTCGTCTATCAAAGTGGAACAATATTTTTGAAATTCTGATATTTGTGGTAACTGTTCCAAAGCTGCTTGTGCTGCTTCCATTGATTCTCAGCAAATTATTTCTACCCATTTATTCTGTCTTAAATCTTTTGTTAATGACCTTTTTATAAATCCGGCAATATCTTTTTCAAGAACTTTGCTTAATTTGTGATACAACTGTAAAAAGTGTTCCTCCGTCACTTCCGGGCTTGTTTGAAAAATAACCATTTCAATCACATTTTTACTCATAAAATATTTTCCTTTCGTTTTTAGTGTCATATTGCATTTGATACATGGATAATTTATCATAAAATGGTGACAAGGGCTGTCACCATTTGGGAAGGAGTCTTAAAAATGTCAAAAGCAGAACGGCTTATTGAAATGATGATAACAATAAATGCCAAAAAAGATTTTACAGTAGGCGAATTAGCAAAAGAATTTTCAGTGTCAAAGAGAACAATACTTCGTGATTTACAGGAATTAGAACAGGCTGGCTTCCCACTCTATTCCGAAGTTGGAGCTGCGGGTGGGTATCATATATTGAAAGAGCGTATTTTACCGCCTGTCACTTTTTCAGAAAACGAAGCAAA
The sequence above is a segment of the Lachnospiraceae bacterium JLR.KK008 genome. Coding sequences within it:
- a CDS encoding tRNA-dihydrouridine synthase family protein — encoded protein: MKLEMAPMEGITTYVYRQAYARHFGKIDKYYTPFISLHREKEFSHKEKNEILPEHNAGIFVVPQVLTNSSEDFLRAVRKLQALGYEEVNINLGCPSGTVTAKGKGAGMLSDPQRLDVFLDGVFANTPIAVSVKTRLGMTDVSEWDRLLSVYRNYPLKALIVHARVRDDFYENRPDLEAFARALAESPWPVCYNGDIFQAGDYERIVRMFPSLERVMLGRGLLSDPYLPEGIRRSEQMSGLQEGAADILPGSGGRQTCDWERLRSFHDEVYRGYQETQMGEHNVLCRMKELWTYMKRVFEQAEECENVPGKAGEKETTSTVGNIQRSHGNACVKKIRKAGRYAGYEKAVDELFRSLRDQGGGQ
- a CDS encoding TrpB-like pyridoxal phosphate-dependent enzyme; its protein translation is MSEKTKIPYKIYLDENELPTAWYNLRADMKHKPAPLLNPGTLQPMTADELRGVFCDELIAQELDNTNAYIPIPEEIQNFYKMYRPSPLVRAYCLEEKLQTPARIYYKFEGNNTSGSHKLNSAIAQAYYAKKQGLKGVTTETGAGQWGTALSMACSYFGLDCLVYMVKVSYEQKPFRREVMRTYGATVTPSPSTTTEIGKKILAEHPGTTGSLGCAISEAVEAETSREGYRYVLGSVLNQVLLHQTIIGLETKAALDKYDITPDIIIGCAGGGSNLGGLISPFAGEILRGEKDYRIIAVEPASCPSFTRGVFAYDFCDTGKVCPLAKMYTLGSGFIPSANHAGGLRYHGMSPILSQLYHDGIMEAVSVEQTAVFDAATQFARVEGILPAPESSHAIRIAIDEALKCKETGEEKTIVFGLTGTGYFDMVAYEKYNNGEMADYIPTDDELKPGFDGIPKFPGNEF
- a CDS encoding excisionase, producing the protein MKEIPIWEKSNLSLEEAAAYSGIGINKLRDFTSDRNCQFVLWVGNKRLIKRRLFDQFIEQEYSIWNLVM
- a CDS encoding low molecular weight protein-tyrosine-phosphatase, with protein sequence MIKILFVCHGNICRSPMAEFILKNMTAARGLADDFLIESAATSYEEIGNPVYPPARKELARHGISCAGKQARKLRKDDFETFDHLIAMEGYNLRNIRREFGETLTKKVSLMLDYTDQPGDIDDPWYTGEFGTVFAQITEGCEGLLAYLGY
- a CDS encoding DUF6194 family protein, translated to MTPNDILSYCLSNLKDVVLVESWGERGIFYNPDGVLKRGVYVLTVKEKDGDNDKGSMLNRNNVYRVNISLRKQTFIKKFGYIPERPSAGKIVKMDYDFTALDTIIPHPVYAWMGWVCVLNPSDKTFEDFKVMIQESYDFAKEKFNKRKK
- a CDS encoding tyrosine-type recombinase/integrase — protein: MKLHIENEMRWAMKKYKKLHPDKTLPHITPYVFRHTFCTNMTKSGMNPKTLQYIMGHSDTGITLNTYTHIDLEIAQEEMIKIQKMS